CCCGGGGGGAGCTCGGTGATCGCGTCACGGTGGTACTGCACGGCGGGGGAGGGGCCTAGGCCGGTGAAAAGCGGATCGGCTCCGGCGGCGGGAAGAGGGACGACCTCGGTCACGCCGACCTCCAGCCCGTGCGCCCCGCGCCCGACGGCACCGCCGCAGGCGAGCGCCATGAGCTGTGCCCCCAGGCAGATCCCCAGAGTCGGCACGCCCTCCCCGACGCAGACGCGGATCAGGTCACGGGTGGCGGGCAGCCAGGAACACCTCTCGTCCTCCCAGGCCGCCGCCTCGCCGCCGAGGACGATCAGCCCTCCGGTGATCCGCTCGGGCACGGCCTCGCCCAGGTAGGGCCGGACGACCTCGCAGACGGCCCCGGCCCCGGACAGCCATCCGGCGAGGAATCCGAGCCCCGCGTCGGCCTCGTGTTCGATGACGGTAATCCTCATAGGGCAATTATGAGCTGATATGCATACAAAAGGGTCACAGCCGGAGGGGGACACGGAACCGCCGCGCTTCATGTCGGCCGCGGACATTGACCTCGGACGCGAGCACCCGCCACCTTGGCATCAGTCCCGCCGGAACCGGAGGCGGGGCTCCATGCCCAAGGAGAACCGATGAACCCCGTCCTGAGTGATGTCGAGGTCCCCGGCGGCGCGCTGCGCGTCGCCCGCTTCGGCACCGGACCCCGCGTGATCGTGGCGGTGCACGGCATCACCGCCTCGCTCATGGCCTGGGCCGGCGTCGCCCGCAGGCTCCCCGCCGAGTGGTCGCTGGTCGCGATGGACCTGCGGGGCCGCGGTCACAGCGCCGGGCTCCCCGGCCCGTACGGCCTGGCCGGGCACGCCGAGGACGTGAACCTCGTCGCCCGGTCCGCGGGCGCCGAGTCCGGCATCGTGCTCACCGGTCACTCGATGGGCGCCTACGTCGCGGCCCTCGCCGCGGCGGGGCACGACTACGCCAGGGTGGTGCTGATCGACGGCGGGCTCCCGATGCCGCTGCCCCCCGGCGCCGACCCCGACGCGGTCATGGAGGCCACGCTCGGCCCGGCCGTCGCCCGGCTGGACCGTACCTTCCCGAGCGTCGGCGCGTACGTGGACTTCTTCAGGGCCCACCCCGCCTTCGCCGAGGCGTGGACCGAGGAGGCGGAGGAGTACGTCCGCTACGACGCGTCGGGGCCTGAGGGGGCGGTGCGCTCGCGGGTGCGGCGGGAACCGGTCCGCGAGGACGGCCGGTGGCTGCTCACCGAGGGGGAGGCGGTCGGCGCCGCGCTGCGCGCGATCACCTCTCCCCTGTCGCTGCTGCGCGCCCCGAGGGGACTGCTGAACCAGCCGGTCGGCCTGATGCCCGACGAGCTGGCCGCCACGTGGGCCGGGCGGCTGCCCGCGCTGGAGGACGAGGTGATCGACGACTGCAACCACTACACGATCCTCTTCGACGACCGCTGCGCCTCGCTGGTCGCCGGGCACCTCTCCCGCTGATCCCCCGGCGGCGACCCGCACGAGGCGCCGCCGGAGAGGCCGTACGGGACCACCGCTGGACGGCCGCCCCCCGTCCGGGACACGAGGACCAAGGGCCGGGGCGTCACGCCGTGCGGGTCGCGGGATCCGCGAGGACCGCCCTGGCCGGAGGCGGGTCAGCCGGCCTGGGCGGGAGTGATCCAGGTGGCCTTG
This region of Streptosporangium sp. NBC_01495 genomic DNA includes:
- a CDS encoding type 1 glutamine amidotransferase, whose protein sequence is MRITVIEHEADAGLGFLAGWLSGAGAVCEVVRPYLGEAVPERITGGLIVLGGEAAAWEDERCSWLPATRDLIRVCVGEGVPTLGICLGAQLMALACGGAVGRGAHGLEVGVTEVVPLPAAGADPLFTGLGPSPAVQYHRDAITELPPGAVPLATGDPYPNQAYRLGENAWAVQFHPEATPEIFVGWTAGSADALTGLGHSAEELNARVKEAEDGLVAAWRPLAERFAAAVIAVQTA
- a CDS encoding alpha/beta hydrolase, whose product is MNPVLSDVEVPGGALRVARFGTGPRVIVAVHGITASLMAWAGVARRLPAEWSLVAMDLRGRGHSAGLPGPYGLAGHAEDVNLVARSAGAESGIVLTGHSMGAYVAALAAAGHDYARVVLIDGGLPMPLPPGADPDAVMEATLGPAVARLDRTFPSVGAYVDFFRAHPAFAEAWTEEAEEYVRYDASGPEGAVRSRVRREPVREDGRWLLTEGEAVGAALRAITSPLSLLRAPRGLLNQPVGLMPDELAATWAGRLPALEDEVIDDCNHYTILFDDRCASLVAGHLSR